CAGTGCCGGCAGGTGTATCATAACCGATGCTCTTATGCCTGTTCCTATGTTCGTAGGACAAACTGTTAAGTAACCTGCACGCTGATCAAATGCATAATCCAGTCTTTCTTCTATCGTATCATCTATATTATCAGCAAGCTTGTAAGCTTCCCATAATTGCAGGCCGGGATTAATGGTCTGAAGCCTTATATGGTCTTCCTCATTAATCATTATGCTCACTGTTGAATCATCATTTACAATGACGGCTGAATTTTTATAATTTTCCGCCAGCCTGGGGCTTATTACATGCTTTTCGACCAAGGACATCCGCTCAATATGTGATATATCTGCCATCTCGATCAATTGAAAGTTTCCCGCAGGCATTCTATTTTCCTTAAGCATGAATGTACTCAGCTTTTTGATAATCTTTTTTGATTCTTCATCATTCATTACATGGGGAAAATGATATCCGCTAATATTTCTTGCAAGCCTTATTCTGCTCGAAAGAACAATATTGCTGTCCGGTCCTTTGGATTCTATCCAGTTACCCATCATATCCCTCCTATTTCATATCCTGACTTTCCAGGTTCTTAATTTTATCCCTTAATTCTGCTGCTTTTTCATATTCCTCATTATCTATGGCTCTTTTAAGTTCATATCGTAATTTTTCAATGTCCCTTTTTATTTTTATAATGCCGCCTGTTCTTTTTGGTACTTTCCCCGTATGCTGGGTGTTTCCGTGTATTCTTTTAAGCAGTGGTTCCAGCCTGTTTCCAAAGGATTCATAGCAATTGCTGCAGCCAAATCTTCCTGTCTTTTTAAATTCTGCGTAATCAAGCCCGCATTGAGGGCATTTTATATTTTCCTTTGGTGTATAAGGCATGGCACCTGACCCTGAAAAATCCATAAGACTGGAAATTATATTGGAGAAAGAAAAAGGGGCATCGTTCATTGGGTTGTTTTCTTTTTCTCTCGCACATTGTTCGCATATATGGAGCTCGGTTTTTTCTCCATTTACGATCTTGGTCATATGCACATTTGCCGGTCTCTTGTTGCATATCTGGCAAAGCATACAATTACCTCCTTATTAATGTTAGAGCTTAATATAATAGCACTATGAGCATGGATTTTAAAAGACTTGCTCTGATTGAATCCTTATCAGGGGATTGAATATTTATAGCCTTATCGTTTACTGCTGCTTTCATCAATGCAGCTTCCCTTGGAGTTATGAGATTTTGTTCTAAAAACGCATCTATATAAGATTCTGCCGAGCTCTGGGATATGGACTGCCCTATTCTGTCACTGATTAAGTCCTTGAAATATGCGTTATTATCCAGACTTACCCTTGTTATTCTGATTGAACCTCCGCCGCCTCTGCGGCTTTCGATATAATAGCCTCTGTCAACAGTAAATCTGGTCATAAGTACATAATTTATCTGGGACGGAGCGCAGCTGAACTTATTGGCAAGCTCGTTTCTTTGGATTTCCAATATGTCATCCTGAGAATTGTTCAAAAGCTGCTTTATAAATTCTTCAATTATATCAGATAGTCTTGCCATTAATCATCTCTCCTGACTTTGACTTTCTTTGACTTTTATTATAATTATATTCCATCTGCATAAGAATTCAATGCTCATATTACCAATATATCCGAATCTACAGTTTATTTTTGCCGAATAAATCAGCTTATACCAATATCTCTTATACTTTTGCTGTCATTCTATTGATTTCTCATGATTTTATATTAAAGAATTTGTGAATTTTTAAATTCATCATAAACTTCTCTAATGCTGGAACTATGTTTTTTAAATATCTCTGATATATTAGGATCAAAATGCTTGCCGGATCCCTCGATTATAATATTTAATGATTCTTCAAAGGGATAGGCCTCCTTATAGATTCTTTTGCTTGTCAATGCGTCAAACACATCGGCAGCGGCAACTATTCTTGCACTTAATGGTATTTCGTTTGCCATAAGGCCGTTAGGATAGCCGGTACCATCCCACTTTTCATGATGGCACTCGGCTATTTCGATGCCAATTTTAAATATACTCCTTCCCCACTTTTTCACCGTATCTTCGGCATCTTTTAAAACCCAGCCGCCGTATACCGTATGAAATTTCATGATTTCAAACTCATCTCTTGTAAGCTTTCCGGGTTTTAAGAGGATATCATCTCTTATGCCTACCTTCCCTATATCATGGAGGGGGCTTAATCTTTCAATACTATTTATATAATCAACATTTATCACATTTCTGTATTTTTCTTCCTCATACAACAGCTCTGCGATGACCCTGGAATAAGTTTTCATACGGAAAATATGCTCGCCTGTTTCCGAATCCCTTTGTTCTGCTAGCCTTGCAAGAGCTTGAATTGAGCCGATTATCATATCATCAAAAAATATGCTCTTTTCCAGGCACAAGGTAATGCTGTTGGCTATTGTCCTCAAAAACTCAACATGCTCTTTTTTGTATATATTCTTTTTATTGCTTGAAAAAAATATTATACCGACATTCCTGCCGTTATTTTTAAGAGGAAATGTTATTGAAGCCCTGATTCCTTCTTCTATAAGGACAGCATTATAATCCTTCTTTGGTTTATCTGCCAGGTATTCCTCAAGGTCATTTATAATCCTTTCTTTACCGCTATCCAATATTCTCCCGAGACTTGTGTTTTCTATATCTGTTTTATAACCCAAAAGTCTCTTGGGGAGATTCATATGATATTTGCTGGTAACACCATAGGATGCCCTAACTGTTTTTCCGTCTTCACCAATCAGAGCAATGCCTATATACGTATAAGGTATGAATTCCCAAAAAGATTTATAGATATAATCCAATACTTCTTTGAATGATACGTTTTTGTTCATATTCTCTATTAAAAGTATCAGGCCATTGAATTTATTGAATACATCTTCATTTTCCGCTACTGTAGCATTTGTTTCTCTGCTTTTTTGTACCATAGACGGCATAATAACCGCTGCTCCTGATTGTGCTATTTTGCTGTCTTCTTCCATGGACTTTGGTAATTTATCATGTATACTTATCAAAAGATACGCAAAAACAATAAGAGTCAGTATTAAAACTGCAGTAGCAATATATAAAAACAATTTATTTTCCGGATCACCATAATAGTTTTTTGTACCAATGGCTAAAAGCATAAAAGTTGGTATGGACATAAGGATAATCAATAATATCATGGTTAAAAAATTACGTCTAAACATTAGAGCTACAGATTTGTTATTTCTCTTCTCCACCGTACTCATCCTCCAAACCACAGAACATTTGTAAAAAACATATTTATTTATATATCGGATAAAATATCTATTTTTAAAGTCATTCTAGCTATTTTGCATAAAACTTCCTACAAAAAAGTATCGTAACTTAAAATTAAGTTACAATACTTTTTGCACTTTGTAGAAAAAGAAAAGCTGCTATTTTTAAAGCAGCTTTCCAATTTACTATTCTTTGTATACTCCCATGTTTCTGAATTTATTATACCTGTCCTCCATAAGCTCTGCCTTTGACA
This window of the Oxobacter pfennigii genome carries:
- a CDS encoding protein arginine kinase, with the translated sequence MGNWIESKGPDSNIVLSSRIRLARNISGYHFPHVMNDEESKKIIKKLSTFMLKENRMPAGNFQLIEMADISHIERMSLVEKHVISPRLAENYKNSAVIVNDDSTVSIMINEEDHIRLQTINPGLQLWEAYKLADNIDDTIEERLDYAFDQRAGYLTVCPTNIGTGIRASVMIHLPALSMTKNLNEILNAITQVGLTIRGIYGEGSNTQGNLYQISNQITLGLSEEEIISNLAAVTGQIINMERIERAKLLQSGRARMEDSIWRALGILQNARVLSNNESLGLMSNVRLGIELGIIKDIDITTLNKLMINTQPATLIKLEGKDLDTESRDVKRAKYVRENLK
- a CDS encoding UvrB/UvrC motif-containing protein, which produces MLCQICNKRPANVHMTKIVNGEKTELHICEQCAREKENNPMNDAPFSFSNIISSLMDFSGSGAMPYTPKENIKCPQCGLDYAEFKKTGRFGCSNCYESFGNRLEPLLKRIHGNTQHTGKVPKRTGGIIKIKRDIEKLRYELKRAIDNEEYEKAAELRDKIKNLESQDMK
- a CDS encoding CtsR family transcriptional regulator, with the translated sequence MARLSDIIEEFIKQLLNNSQDDILEIQRNELANKFSCAPSQINYVLMTRFTVDRGYYIESRRGGGGSIRITRVSLDNNAYFKDLISDRIGQSISQSSAESYIDAFLEQNLITPREAALMKAAVNDKAINIQSPDKDSIRASLLKSMLIVLLY
- a CDS encoding HD-GYP domain-containing protein produces the protein MEKRNNKSVALMFRRNFLTMILLIILMSIPTFMLLAIGTKNYYGDPENKLFLYIATAVLILTLIVFAYLLISIHDKLPKSMEEDSKIAQSGAAVIMPSMVQKSRETNATVAENEDVFNKFNGLILLIENMNKNVSFKEVLDYIYKSFWEFIPYTYIGIALIGEDGKTVRASYGVTSKYHMNLPKRLLGYKTDIENTSLGRILDSGKERIINDLEEYLADKPKKDYNAVLIEEGIRASITFPLKNNGRNVGIIFFSSNKKNIYKKEHVEFLRTIANSITLCLEKSIFFDDMIIGSIQALARLAEQRDSETGEHIFRMKTYSRVIAELLYEEEKYRNVINVDYINSIERLSPLHDIGKVGIRDDILLKPGKLTRDEFEIMKFHTVYGGWVLKDAEDTVKKWGRSIFKIGIEIAECHHEKWDGTGYPNGLMANEIPLSARIVAAADVFDALTSKRIYKEAYPFEESLNIIIEGSGKHFDPNISEIFKKHSSSIREVYDEFKNSQIL